One Paroedura picta isolate Pp20150507F chromosome 16, Ppicta_v3.0, whole genome shotgun sequence genomic region harbors:
- the KLHL33 gene encoding kelch-like protein 33 encodes MSCVKKLPGDGEGCTAGQHWELRNEGHAERFFTTACQLREQQHLLDAIVTLGPSNYKAHGVILAAISSVFRQRLEYREQGVLELDAVTTAHGWEAILNFAYTGQLDVTPETAEELLDAAEALGVPRVAEICKAVLIEAETGDRHSPSEEKWETLRNLEEMHGEGVGCDLALKAEGDTYQVHRLALACGCEFFHAMFTSGMKESQQDTALCTRFTSTDLGLVISFAYSGVVAGGWDDLFDAAQAALQYQVSGILELCLDVFQHKLCPESSLDVLSFARAYGFSTLENATSDYILRNFVRISATPKFSDLPVNQLVDILSSDALYVLNELEAFQGAVRWLDADRDGRMVHAEKLMRCVRFPLMSTRELKQVRAVDMMAAPGRLYDLLVESLSSFPPGPSKMEQLPCRVRYPEKVILISGGDCLSKNMATRNPSEDLWYSHRFVSGIGLVKQIEWRHLGVLPDGPRFRHAVAVKDNIMYLLGGKHYYGIGDSMHSVFKFDPSSRSWERLADMMSYRSYFPAVFQDGLLYALGGSSRDAYCLDSVECYDPRTNAWRSCEPLPVAVCGHAACVLDGAIYISGGSDGSCRCLSALIQYRPGAPAIPRASMIEERAGHVMEALGGHLYVAGGLRWRDGHGGYADQLACEAYSLSQDVWAALTPLPQAHVIAASTVLQGELYVLGGYSHNTYRDTHLIHCYNPSYNRWVSVGTLPQAYADLRACLLEVPPSLREKQLPPSKAAMLEIPDDSSTPPVG; translated from the exons atgtcatgcgtCAAGAAACTCCCAGGAGATGGAGAAGGTTGCACAGCTGGCCAGCACTGGGAGCTGAGGAACGAGGGTCACGCAGAAAGATTCTTTACGACAGCCTGCCAGCTGAGAGAACAGCAACATCTTCTGGACGCGATTGTGACTCTAGGCCCGTCCAACTACAAAGCTCACGGGGTTATCCTCGCCGCCATCAGCTCTGTCTTCCGGCAACGTTTAGAGTACAGAGAGCAAGGGGTGTTGGAGCTGGACGCGGTGACCACAGCCCACGGCTGGGAAGCCATTTTGAATTTTGCctacaccgggcagctggatgtcACGCCAGAGACGGCGGAGGAGCTGTTAGATGCGGCAGAGGCACTGGGAGTTCCTCGTGTCGCTGAGATTTGCAAGGCGGTATTGATTGAGGCGGAGACGGGAGACAGGCACAGTCCGTCCGAGGAGAAATGGGAGACGCTCCGGAATTTGGAGGAGATGCACGGAGAAGGCGTCGGCTGCGATCTGGCTCTTAAAGCCGAGGGAGATACCTACCAAG TTCACCGGCTCGCCCTGGCTTGTGGCTGCGAGTTCTTCCACGCCATGTTCACCAGCGGCATGAAGGAATCCCAGCAGGACACCGCCCTCTGCACCCGCTTCACCTCGACGGATCTGGGCCTGGTCATCTCCTTTGCCTACTCAGGTGTGGTGGCCGGTGGGTGGGACGACCTCTTTGATGCAGCACAGGCTGCTCTGCAGTATCAAGTTTCGGGCATCTTGGAACTCTGCCTAGATGTTTTCCAGCACAAGCTGTGCCCCGAATCGAGTCTGGACGTCCTGTCGTTCGCTCGGGCCTACGGCTTCTCCACGCTGGAAAACGCCACAAGCGATTACATACTGAGGAACTTTGTTCGCATCTCAGCCACGCCCAAATTCTCGGACCTCCCAGTCAACCAACTGGTGGACATCCTCAGCTCAGACGCCCTTTATGTCCTCAATGAACTCGAGGCCTTCCAAGGCGCCGTCCGCTGGTTGGACGCCGACCGGGACGGACGGATGGTCCATGCCGAGAAATTAATGCGCTGCGTCAGGTTCCCCTTGATGTCCACTCGGGAGCTTAAGCAAGTGCGGGCCGTGGACATGATGGCCGCCCCCGGTCGCCTCTACGACCTCCTGGTCGAATCCTTATCGAGTTTCCCTCCAGGTCCGTCCAAGATGGAGCAGCTCCCTTGCCGGGTGAGGTACCCCGAGAAGGTGATCCTCATCAGCGGAGGGGACTGTCTGTCGAAGAACATGGCCACGCGCAACCCCAGCGAGGACCTCTGGTACTCCCACCGCTTCGTCAGCGGCATTGGCTTGGTGAAGCAGATCGAGTGGCGGCATCTTGGGGTGCTCCCCGACGGGCCCCGTTTCCGGCACGCCGTGGCGGTCAAGGACAACATCATGTACCTCCTTGGCGGGAAGCATTACTATGGGATTGGGGATTCCATGCACTCCGTCTTCAA GTTTGATCCTTCCTCCAGAAGTTGGGAGCGTCTAGCCGACATGATGAGCTACCGGAGCTATTTCCCGGCTGTCTTCCAAGATGGCCTCCTGTACGCCCTTGGAGGAAGCTCCAGGGATGCCTACTGCTTGGACTCGGTGGAGTGTTACGATCCCCGTACCAATGCATGGAG GTCCTGTGAGCCTCTCCCTGTGGCCGTCTGCGGCCACGCAGCCTGTGTCCTGGACGGAGCCATCTACATCTCCGGGGGCAGCGACGGCTCGTGCCGCTGCCTCTCGGCCCTGATCCAGTACCGCCCCGGGGCCCCGGCCATCCCACGGGCCTCCATGATAGAGGAGCGAGCCGGTCATGTCATGGAAGCGCTGGGCGGACATCTTTATGTGGCGGGCGGCCTGCGGTGGCGAGACGGCCATGGCGGTTACGCTGACCAACTGGCCTGCGAGGCGTACAGCCTGAGCCAGGATGTGTGGGCCGCCCTCACGCCTCTGCCACAGGCCCACGTCATTGCCGCGTCCACGGTCCTGCAAGGGGAGCTCTACGTCCTGGGGGGCTACAGCCACAACACGTACCGCGATACCCACCTGATCCACTGCTACAACCCGTCCTACAATCGCTGGGTCAGCGTCGGGACCCTTCCTCAGGCCTACGCTGACCTCAGGGCCTGCCTTTTGGAAGTCCCGCCCTCCCTCAGGGAAAAGCAGCTCCCGCCCTCAAAGGCCGCCATGTTGGAAATCCCAGATGACTCCTCCACACCACCCGTGGGCTGA